A window from Solanum stenotomum isolate F172 chromosome 7, ASM1918654v1, whole genome shotgun sequence encodes these proteins:
- the LOC125871617 gene encoding auxin transporter-like protein 2, whose amino-acid sequence MLAQKQAEEAIVPNFSDTDGNCSKEEVEKLEDDQSLFNVKSFLWHGGSAWDAWFSCASNQVAQVLLTLPYSFSQLGMVSGIVLQVFYGLMGSWTAYLISVLYIEYRSRKEKEGASFKNHVIQWFEVLDGLLGPYWKAAGLAFNCTFLLFGSVIQLIACASNIYYINDHLDKRTWTYIFGACCATTVFIPSFHNYRIWSFLGLGMTTYTAWYLTVAALVHGQVENVQHTAPSKLVLYFTGATNILYTFGGHAVTVEIMHAMWKPQKFKYIYLIATLYVFTLTLPSASAVYWAFGDQLLNHSNAFSLLPKNGWRDAAVILMLIHQFITFGFACTPLYFVWEKVIGMHDTRSICLRALARLPVVIPIWFLAIIFPFFGPINSAVGALLVSFTVYIIPALAHMLTYRKSSARQNAAEKPPFFMPSWTAMFVINTFIVVWVFVIGFGFGGWASMTNFVRQVDTFGLFAKCYQCKPSLPPASLPPHPAPIHH is encoded by the exons ATGTTGGCTCAGAAGCAAGCAGAGGAAGCAATTGTCCCAAATTTCAGTGATACTGATGGAAATTGCAGcaaagaagaagttgaaaaaTTAGAAGACGATCAATCGCTTTTTAATGTCAAGAGTTTTCTCTGGCATGGAGGCTCTGCTTGGGATGCTTGGTTCAGTTGTGCTTCtaatcaa GTAGCGCAAGTGTTGTTGACATTACCATACTCTTTTTCTCAACTTGGTATGGTATCAGGAATAGTACTACAAGTGTTCTATGGTCTTATGGGTAGTTGGACTGCATACCTCATCAGTGTTCTCTATATTGAATATAGAagcagaaaagaaaaagaaggtgCTAGCTTCAAGAATCATGTCATTCAG TGGTTTGAAGTGCTTGATGGACTATTGGGACCATACTGGAAAGCAGCAGGCCTTGCCTTCAACTGTACTTTCCTTCTCTTTGGATCTGTCATACAACTAATTGCTTGTGCAAG taacatatattacATCAATGATCATTTGGACAAGAGGACATGGACTTACATATTTGGAGCTTGTTGTGCAACTACTGTTTTCATTCCATCTTTCCACAACTATAGGATTTGGTCCTTTTTAGGCCTTGGAATGACTACTTACACAGCATGGTACTTAACCGTGGCGGCTTTGGTTCATGGTCAG GTTGAAAATGTTCAACACACTGCTCCATCAAAGCTAGTGTTGTATTTTACTGGTGCAACCAATATTCTTTACACTTTTGGTGGACATGCTGTTACTGT GGAAATAATGCATGCAATGTGGAAACCACAAAAGTTCAAGTACATTTACTTAATAGCAACATTGTATGTGTTCACTCTAACACTACCATCAGCTTCAGCAGTTTACTGGGCATTTGGAGATCAACTTTTAAACCATAGTAACGCGTTCTCACTTCTACCAAAAAACGGGTGGCGTGATGCTGCTGTGATCTTGATGTTGATTCATCAGTTCATCACGTTTGGATTCGCGTGTACTCCGTTGTACTTTGTTTGGGAGAAAGTTATAGGGATGCATGATACAAGAAGTATATGTTTGAGGGCATTAGCTAGATTGCCTGTTGTTATACCAATATGGTTCTTAGCtattattttcccattttttgGTCCTATTAACTCTGCAGTTGGGGCTCTTTTGGTTAGTTTCACTGTCTACATCATACCAGCTCTTGCCCATATGCTTACTTATCGAAAATCATCTGCTCGTCAG AATGCAGCAGAGAAACCACCATTTTTCATGCCAAGTTGGACTGCTATGTTTGTTATTAACACCTTCATTGTGGTTTGGGTTTTCGTCATTGGATTTGGGTTCGGAGGTTGGGCTAGCATGACCAATTTTGTCAGACAAGTTGATACATTTGGCCTTTTCGCGAAATGTTATCAATGCAAACCTTCACTTCCACCGGCAAGTCTACCACCACATCCGGCGCCTATCCACCACTAA